Part of the Mycolicibacterium mageritense genome is shown below.
GTCCACCGAGAACGGAGATGACCGTCCGTTCTCAAAAGAATGAGCGCACCCGACGCCCGGTCTATCATCTCCCTGTGATTGCTCTTGAACCGCCAACTGGGCGAAAGTACCAGGTCGGGGCTCCGGTATGACCGAACCACCTAATCGCTCGGCGCGGTTTTGGACGATTGGCGGCATCGTGGGGGTTGTCACCATCCTTGCATTTGTTTTCGGCGTACCCGGGAACCTGCTCAATGCACTGCAGCTCATCGACAGATTGACCGGCCGAGACACCTCGTCGACATCGACATCGGCGTCAACACCCGCCGCTCCGCCGGGCACAGCCGGTCCCGGTAATGCGCCTGCGCCAGCACCATCACCGTGGTCACCGGCAGACGTCGCCGACTCCACGGCCAACCCGCCGACTGCAGACTATCCGTCACCTATCGCCCAGCCGCCATCTCCGCAGACTTCCGAAGCGCCGCCGGCCATCCCAGCCGTTGACCGCATTCAGATAGCGACGTGGGCCTACAACCCTGCCGGGCCACCCAACACCTACATCGCCGATAACAACGGGGGCAAGAAGATCAAGGTCAGCTGGACGTCGTCTGCTGGCGGCTACGAAGTGGACGGCGGATGTACGTCATCGGTGCGTATCCAGGGTCCGGACACAGACCATGCCGAGAACTCGTCCAACTGCAGCGATTCGATGGGGACATATCTGGATGTCCAACAGCCCGGCAACTACACCGTCACCGTCACCACTTACCAGAGCTCCGGGGCTCAGTACAGCGACAGCATCCCCGTCACCATCCAGTAGCTTTGGCGCCGCCGGGTCGATGGGGCCATGGAAGAGTCCCGCGACTGCACAGTCACCGTTGACCACCGACCAAGATTCCGCAGCCTAGTCAGCTCGGCGAAAATGTCCTGCACCTGCTGAAGCTACTCGCCTGTGCATGTCCCTCATTTGCGTCGTACCGCCGTACCGGCTGGCCGGGTACCCCTGTACTTTGCCGACGCTAGATCCAGACAAGCAGGCTCTGGGCTGCTAAAAGGTGCCCCCAGTCGGACTCGAACCGACACTTGGCGGATTTTAAGTCCGCTGCCTCTGCCAATTGGGCTATGGGGGCGTCGCACGAGAGCATATTTCAGGCCGATCCGTTGTCATCAGACCGCCCTGAGTACGACGGCACCGAACTGCCCGCCTACCCGAGTTATCGGTCAACCCACATCCACGACGATCTTGCCGAACGGGCCGCGATCGAGGTGGTCCAGCGCGGCCGGGAGATCGTCGAACGGGTGGCGCGCACCGACGATCGGCTTCGTCCCCGTGCTGTCGATCGCACTGACCAGTTCGGTGAGTGCGCGCCGATGCCCGGTGCCGATACCGTGAATGGTGATGTCTTTCATCAAGATTGGCATCACCGGTGTCGAGACCTCGAACCCGTCGAGCGCCCCGATGAGGTGGATGTGGCCACCGACCGCGACAACTTGCGCCGCCTTGCCGAGATGAGCACCTCCGACGAGCTCCAGCACATGGTCCACGCCGCGGTCGCCCGTGATGGCGAGGATGGTGTCGGCCCAGTCCACGCTGCGCCGATCCACGACATGGTCTGCGCCCAGTTGTGTGACCCGGTCCAGTTTGTCCGCACTGCCCGACACGATGACCTCGGCGCCGTGCATCCTCGCGATCTGCACTCCGAACAACGCGACGCCGCCGGTGCCTTCGACCAGCACGACGTCACCGGCCCGCACATGTCCACGTTCCACTAACGCGAACCATGCCGTGAGCCCGGCCACCGGCAGCGTGCTGGCCTCCGCTGCCGACACGGTCCGTGGTGCCCGGACAACCCAGTCTTGCGGTAGCGCCACGTATTCGGCGAGCACGCCGGGATAGAAGCCGCCGAGCGTCCAGTACGAGGGGGTGCGGGCGTCACCCGGCCGGGCGCCGTCCAGCCAGTCGGGCGTGAACACTGAGATCACCTGATCGTCCACTGCGAATCGGGTGACCGAATCCCCGATCGCGACGACGGTCCCGGCGAGATCGGACCCTGGCGTGAAGGGGAATTGCAGCGGCAGGCCGCGCCCCGTTTCGATCACCAGCTTGTCGCGATGGTTCAACGCCACCGCGGCGACCTTGATCAGGACTTCGCCGGCGCGCGGTTGCGGGATGGCCACCTCACGCAACCGGAGCGCGTCTCGGCCGATCCCGCCCATCTCCCACCTGCGCATGCTGTCAGCCATGAGCCCGTGCAACCCGGCCGGGCGTGCGCATATTCCCCGGGGAGCGCACTCGCGCAACAGCGGTGGTTGGATGAGGCACAGAGGGCCTATGCCGATCGCCGCAACACTTGGCCCGCGCGTGATGCGGGTCATCGCCCGGTTCAACAAGTACGTGACCAACCCGCTGCAGCGGCTCTGGGGATCGCGCGTGCCGTACATGGCGGTCATCGAGCGCACCGGCCGCAAGTCGGGCCGGACCTACCGCGCACCGGTGACGGCGTTCATCGCCGCCACCGCGAGTCTGAGCTTATGTGCGAGGTTCGGCCGATATCTCGCACACAAGTTCAGGTTGGGCCATCACAACGGGCGCCTACGCCACCCGCGCCGGCGACGCCATCGCCATGACCACCGGGCGCGGGAACCGCAGCGTCGCGCACGCGTCGTCGAGGGTTTCGTCGATCGCCTCGGCCAACTCCGACAGGTCACACGGGCAGTGGCCGAACACCAGTCCGCCGCCACCGACGGCGGCCCGGGTCAGCACGATGCCGTGCTCCCGGTGGATCTGCGCCATCTCGATCAGCATGTCACCGACTGCGGCGGGATAACCGGCGAAATAGTTCTCCCCCGAGCTGATTTCGCAATGCAGACCGACCAGGTCCAACCGCGGGCCGGCCAGCACCGCGGCAATGGCGTCGTCAGCCGCATAGGACTCAAAACCGAACCCCACCAGGACGCGTTGCCTGCGGTGCGGCACAGCGGCCGCCGCGAGCAGCTCTACGTGCTCGGTCTCGGTGGCAACCACCCGGCCGACACCGAGATTGGCTGTGCAGAACAGGAGTTCGTTCGGGATCAACCCGTCGGCGTGGACGGTCATCCGGATGGGGTGAATACCCGCAGCGATCGCGGCCGTGAGATCGCCGCCGGTGCGGACATCGACCGAAACGCCGTGATCCCGCACCCACTTGGCGACGGCGTGGTCACCCAGCTCTTGAGCCGGCACCGCGAGCTCGACCTCGCCGAGTGACCGGCAGTAGGTCGCGCACCGGCGCATCGCTGCCTGCTCCGGCGAAACCCGGTGGTTGACCCGCTCGACCCGAACGGGTTGAACGGTCGTCGCGGGAGCCGCCGCGGCGAGCATGGATAGGAAACTTGTCGACAGTGTCACCGAAACCTCTTCTGTATGAGCCGAATCGTGCGCGGCGCCACGGTAAGCGCCGGGCGCGGGAACCGGAAACGAGCACAGTTGTCGCCGACGACCTCGCCGACCGCGTCCGCGATCTGACGAAGCACGCGCGGCTCGGCGCTCAAGGCACCGGCATCCAGACCTGACAGGCTGATCCGGTTCAGCACCACCGAGTGTTCGCGCCGGATCCACGCCATGTCCGCAATCGCCGCACGGAGAGCATGGACACCTATCGGATCGTCGGGATCATCGAGCGTGCAATGCAACCCGATCAACTCGACCTGGCGACACACCAGTGCCTGGGCGGCCAACCTACGAACCAGGCGCGCATCGACCAGCACACGTTGCACCCGGTCACTGTGGCCGAGTTCGGTGAGTTGCTCGGCGGTACCGACGATGACACGGCCCGCTCCCCCGCTGACCGCACACCGAACCGCGGCGTCGGTGTCTGCGTGCATGACGAGCTGTGCGGGTGCGATGCCAGCGGCCACCGCCCGGCTGAACTCGCCTGCAGTCCCGATATCGACGGTCACCCTGTGCCGCCGCATCCACGACACGGCAGGCGCATGTCCGAGCAACGCCGCGCCATAACTCACCGCGCTGCCTTTGAACGCCTTGCGCCACACCGCACAACGCCGAAGCACCACGGTGTCGTCCACGATCGTCCCGGCCGTCGGCCGCACGTCCCAACGGGCCGACCGCACCCGCTCGAGCGGGTAGACGGTCATGCCGCACTCCGGCCCGGCACCGCGAGCGCAGCAGACAGCACCACCAGCGGCCGCGGGAACCGGAGGGTTCCGCACGCGTCATCGAGGGACTGGTCGATCTCGATGGCGAGCTGATGCAGTTCGGCATGCCAATCCGTGGGCGGAATGGCTCGGCCGCCACCGAGACCCAGGCGGGTCAGGAGCACACCATGATTGCGACGTACCTGCGTCATCTCGGCGATCATGTGGCCGATCGCGGCCGGGTAGCTGACGAAGTCATCGTCGCGTGTGCCCACTTCGCAGTGCAGCCCAACCAGATTGAGCCGGTCGTGGGCGATGACCGCTGCGATCGCCGCATCGGATTCGTTGCTGTCGAACCGGAATCCGCCGGGCAGTCCCTCGGCGACGGAAAGAGGCATCCCGGCGTCTGTCATCCGGATCACGACGTCCTGTGGACGGTCGGCGACAATCGAACGGAGCACCTCGACCTGTGGCACCGAACCGGCCACAATCTGTCCGACGCCCATGGCGACGACCGCGCGCAACTCGGACTCGCGCAGCGCATCGGCGAACACCGTCACGCGGGGCCACTGGATGCCAGCGGCAGCCACCGAAGCGGTGTCGGCGGCGCTGCGCACGTCGACGGCCAACTGTTGATCGCGGGCCCACTTGGCCACCGCGGGATCGCTCAGCAGCTGTGCCGGCAGTGCGACCTCGGCGGTCCGGAACAGCTTCCGATACGTCTTGCACCGGTGGAGATCGGCGGCCGCGGTACCTCGGTGATCACGCTCATCCCCCTGCGCTCGCGGTGCCGGTGCCGACAACACGTTCATCAGGAAATGCGAGAGACTCACCGAGCCGTTCCTTTCGTTGGTCGAACCTCCAGACTGGCCGCCCCAGCGAGCATTCGGCGGTCACCTAGCGCACTCCTTACGGCCGCATCGTGGATATTTACGGAGTCCTGACGCTCAGCTGAGCGCATCGGCGATGGGTCCGACGACCAACGCGGGCAGATACTCCAGCCCGATGAGCAGGATCGTCGCCGCGAGTGTCAGCACGACGAACGTCGGCGCGTGGGTGCGCAGCGTGCCCGCGGTGACGACACCGGGGCGCTGCGCAGCGAAAGTCCCGGCCAAGGCCATGACCGCGATGATGGGCACGAAGCGCCCGATGACCATGGCGATCGCCAGCGCGATGTTGTACCAGGTGGTGTTGCCGCTGAGCCCGGCGAAGCCGCTGCCGTTGTTGGCTGCCGCGCTGGTGAAGGCATACAGCACTTCCGAGAGTCCGTGCGGCCCGGAATTGAGCATGGCGGCACGTTGGCCGGGCAGCGACATCGCGACGGCGGTTCCGGTCAGCACGGCCATGGGCAGCGCGAGAATGTAGAGGCTGACCAACTTCATGTGCCGGGCATGCAACCGCTGCCGCAGGTATTCGGGCGTCGTCCCCACCATGAGCCCGCCGAGGAACACTGCCAGCAGCACCATCATGACGAGGCCGTACGGCCCGCTGCCTGCGCCGCC
Proteins encoded:
- a CDS encoding type III PLP-dependent enzyme domain-containing protein, which produces MTVYPLERVRSARWDVRPTAGTIVDDTVVLRRCAVWRKAFKGSAVSYGAALLGHAPAVSWMRRHRVTVDIGTAGEFSRAVAAGIAPAQLVMHADTDAAVRCAVSGGAGRVIVGTAEQLTELGHSDRVQRVLVDARLVRRLAAQALVCRQVELIGLHCTLDDPDDPIGVHALRAAIADMAWIRREHSVVLNRISLSGLDAGALSAEPRVLRQIADAVGEVVGDNCARFRFPRPALTVAPRTIRLIQKRFR
- a CDS encoding type III PLP-dependent enzyme domain-containing protein, whose amino-acid sequence is MSLSHFLMNVLSAPAPRAQGDERDHRGTAAADLHRCKTYRKLFRTAEVALPAQLLSDPAVAKWARDQQLAVDVRSAADTASVAAAGIQWPRVTVFADALRESELRAVVAMGVGQIVAGSVPQVEVLRSIVADRPQDVVIRMTDAGMPLSVAEGLPGGFRFDSNESDAAIAAVIAHDRLNLVGLHCEVGTRDDDFVSYPAAIGHMIAEMTQVRRNHGVLLTRLGLGGGRAIPPTDWHAELHQLAIEIDQSLDDACGTLRFPRPLVVLSAALAVPGRSAA
- a CDS encoding type III PLP-dependent enzyme domain-containing protein, with the translated sequence MTLSTSFLSMLAAAAPATTVQPVRVERVNHRVSPEQAAMRRCATYCRSLGEVELAVPAQELGDHAVAKWVRDHGVSVDVRTGGDLTAAIAAGIHPIRMTVHADGLIPNELLFCTANLGVGRVVATETEHVELLAAAAVPHRRQRVLVGFGFESYAADDAIAAVLAGPRLDLVGLHCEISSGENYFAGYPAAVGDMLIEMAQIHREHGIVLTRAAVGGGGLVFGHCPCDLSELAEAIDETLDDACATLRFPRPVVMAMASPARVA
- a CDS encoding zinc-dependent alcohol dehydrogenase family protein produces the protein MADSMRRWEMGGIGRDALRLREVAIPQPRAGEVLIKVAAVALNHRDKLVIETGRGLPLQFPFTPGSDLAGTVVAIGDSVTRFAVDDQVISVFTPDWLDGARPGDARTPSYWTLGGFYPGVLAEYVALPQDWVVRAPRTVSAAEASTLPVAGLTAWFALVERGHVRAGDVVLVEGTGGVALFGVQIARMHGAEVIVSGSADKLDRVTQLGADHVVDRRSVDWADTILAITGDRGVDHVLELVGGAHLGKAAQVVAVGGHIHLIGALDGFEVSTPVMPILMKDITIHGIGTGHRRALTELVSAIDSTGTKPIVGARHPFDDLPAALDHLDRGPFGKIVVDVG